In Podospora pseudoanserina strain CBS 124.78 chromosome 5, whole genome shotgun sequence, a single window of DNA contains:
- a CDS encoding hypothetical protein (EggNog:ENOG503PEI7; antiSMASH:Cluster_15), translating into MPQSVENVLNNSEIITAAGRPPILRTQPGTVLVFDPTNKTLPTPPVMTTKNGNFSTTRETVYADQPPYPAPFIWAGSMTAIVYLTQHVVFPPYVVDVFGVEEPNNEVALGGTVVWAKGEVKPQQTFTYLEINFTAGIVNPATSTYVKQNVIEADDNDLDGKDIVEGRWVREALYLTSDIMSCLAISNSTGISSSQSLENYTETMIRFSYMAAWSLLQRSYEPNSTPLTVDLYEARIQAVVSQWRVISWLGINVAFSLSWITVTVLMKRSIELAGVDTVPDFILRLYTHFEHLAQQENT; encoded by the coding sequence ATGCCGCAGAGCGTGGAAAATGTCCTTAACAATTCCGAGATCATCACCGCAGCAGGCCGACCTCCCATTCTCCGAACTCAACCTGGCACAGTACTAGTATTTGACCCAACTAACAAGACGCTGCCAACGCCGCCCGTCATGACGACCAAAAATGGCAACTTCAGCACCACCAGGGAAACGGTCTACGCCGACCAACCACCCTACCCAGCGCCCTTTATCTGGGCCGGTTCCATGACGGCTATCGTTTATCTTACACAGCACGTGGTTTTCCCTCCATATGTCGTGGATGTatttggggttgaggagccGAACAATGAAGTTGCACTCGGAGGAACAGTCGTCTGGGCAAAGGGAGAAGTGAAGCCTCAGCAGACTTTCACTTATCTCGAGATCAACTTCACCGCCGGCATCGTTAACCCTGCTACAAGCACATACGTGAAGCAGAATGTCATTGAAGCGGATGACAACGACCTGGACGGAAAAGATATTGTGGAAGGGCGATGGGTTAGAGAGGCACTATATCTGACTTCCGATATCATGTCCTGTTTGGCCATTTCGAACTCAACTGGAATATCCTCATCGCAGAGCTTGGAGAATTACACCGAAACCATGATTCGGTTCTCGTACATGGCAGCCTGGAGTCTGCTGCAGAGGAGCTATGAGCCGAACAGCACACCACTCACCGTGGATTTGTACGAGGCGAGGATACAGGCTGTTGTTTCACAGTGGAGGGTCATCAGTTGGCTCGGGATTAATGTGGCCTTTTCACTGTCTTGGATCACGGTCACAGTATTAATGAAAAGGAGCATAGAGTTGGCGGGGGTTGACAC
- the AES1 gene encoding hormone-sensitive lipase HSL (CAZy:CE16; EggNog:ENOG503P02M; COG:S; antiSMASH:Cluster_15), whose amino-acid sequence MGGQIVKAGLVALLSAAPGLAAVTRRQNAVNLWGQCGGIGYQGSKVCVSGAVCTAYNDWYHQCVPGSQTTSTTAAPTVIPTTSTSTSSVQSTSTSAAPSSSPTSTAKYFINFGDSYSQTGFDPLSTKPSPSNPFGNPPLPGWTASGGLNWVGFLTSQYNASTLLTYNFAYGGATTNATLVQPWREDVLSLIDQVQQFTDTIATKPSYAPWTAENALFGIWIGVNDVGNSWWKEEYDQLLSEIMDTYFGQLQVLYDAGARQFVALGVPPIHRTPVMVEETEWAQETEAAAIAKYNAAIASRAATFQAANAGSVIKIVDTGVAFNEALDNPTEYGSPDAKCWNGNGVSCLWFNDYHPGIEINRLVAEEVVEAWDGSFFEGKVCIE is encoded by the exons ATGGGTGGTCAAATTGTCAAGGCCGGTTTGGTGGCTCTGTTGAGTGCGGCGCCCGGGTTAGCTGCTGTTACTAGACGTCAAAATGCTGTGAATCTTTGGGGACAGTGTGGTGGGATTGGATATCAAGGGTCGAAGGTGTGCGTTTCTGGTGCTGTTTGCACGGCTTACAACGACTGGTATC ACCAGTGTGTGCCAGGCTCTCAGACAACAAGCACCACTGCCGCCCCGACAGTCATCCctaccaccagcaccagcaccagctctGTCCAGTCGACCAGCACAAGTGCCGCCCCATCCTCCagcccaacctccaccgccaagtACTTCATCAACTT CGGCGACTCCTACTCCCAAACAGGCTTcgaccccctctccaccaaaccctccccctccaacccctttggcaacccacccctccccggCTGGACAGCCTCCGGCGGCCTAAACTGGGTTggcttcctcacctcccagtACAAcgcctccaccctcctcacctacAACTTCGCCTACGGcggcgccaccaccaacgccacccTCGTCCAGCCCTGGAGAGAGGACGTCCTGAGCTTGATCGACCAAGTCCAGCAGTTCACCgacaccatcgccaccaaGCCATCCTACGCCCCCTGGACAGCAGAGAACGCTCTCTTCGGCATCTGGATCGGCGTGAACGACGTGGGGAACAGCTggtggaaggaggagtaTGACCAGCTGCTGAGCGAGATTATGGATACGTATTTTGGGCAGCTGCAGGTGTTGTATGATGCGGGGGCGAGGCAGTTTGTTGCTTTGGGTGTGCCGC CGATTCATCGCACTCCTGTCATGGTTGAGGAGACAGAGTGGGCTCAGGAAACCGAGGCTGCCGCTATCGCCAAGTACAACGCTGCTATCGCTTCCCGGGCCGCGACTTTCCAGGCAGCGAATGCTGGGTCGGTGATCAAGATTGTCGACACGGGGGTTGCCTTCAATGAGGCGTTGGATAACCCGACTGAGTATGGCTCGCCGGATGCCAAGTGCTGGAATGGAAATGGGGTTTCGTGCTTGTGGTTTAATGATTACCACCCGGGGATTGAGATTAACCGGttggttgctgaggaggtggttgaggctTGGGATGGAAGCTTCTTTGAAGGGAAGGTTTGCATCGAGTAG